The sequence ATTGTTCTAATTATTTTTACAAACGAAATAAAATCTTACAGTTTTGTAACTTTTTACTTTTCAATAACGTATAACTATAAAATATATTAAAACAGCTTTAACCAAAATGATACTCAAAAAATCAATACCGTTCCCAAGCTTTTGTCTTTTACAACACTCCTTATAAAAAGCAGTTCGTAGAAATACGTACGTATTTCTACGAAAAAAAACAGCCAAAAAACATGAAAATTACGTATAAATACGCATTGACACGCAAACAATAATCATCTAGCTTTGTAGCCTATTACTCGCTAATTAACTCTTACATCTATGTATAGCAAATTGAAAATCAGTACGGTCGCCTTATTATGCTTCGCGCCCTACTTGTCTGCCCAAGACATCCTTTGGGAAAAATCCTATGGAGGAAAACATGCCGAATATCTTTATGATGCCATTGCAACACCCGACTATGGGTTTATTCTTGCGGGAAGCTCTATTTCTGATAAAAACGGAAATAAAGAAGAAAAAAACAAAGGCGATTTGGATTATTGGCTTTGGAAAATGGACGAACACGGCAATATGGATTGGCAAAAAAGTTTTGGTGGTAACAAAGTAGACCTATTACAAAGCATTGCCATTACACACGATGGAGGCTTTATTCTTGGAGGCACATCGTCTTCTGATAAAGGAATCGATAAAAAAGACTTTAACAAAGGACTAGAAGATTTTTGGGTAATTAAACTCAACGCAAAAGGACAAGAACTTTGGCAAAAAACCATTGGAGGGAGCGGAATGGAACGTCTTTTAAGTATTGCTCCTACCAAAGACGGTGGTTATATTTTAGGAGGTACTTCAAGTTCAGACAAATCCGATAAAAATGCAGAAGGAACCGAAGACTTGTATGGTAAAACCGAAGATTCGAGAGGAAACATGGATTATTGGGTTGTAAAACTAGATAAAGATGGAAAAATTATTTGGCAAAAAACCATTGGAGGGCTTTATGCCGACGAACTAAAAAGCATTCAACAAACCACAGATGGAGGTTATATTTTAGGAGGTTATTCTAATTCGCCAATTTCTGGAGACAAAACCGAAGCCAATTTCGGCATGGGCGATTATTGGATTGTAAAACTCGATGAAGAAGGCACTATTACTTGGCAGCGCACTTTTGGTGGCGATAAAGATGATAACTTATTTACACTATCGCAAACCAAAGACGGTGGTTATATTCTGGGTGGAAATTCTAATTCTAGCGCTACCCATTCTAAAACAAAATCGAACAAAGAAGGCACCGACTTTTGGGTGATTAAACTCGATGAAAAAGGAACAATAGATTGGCAGGAAACCTATCATTATGGCAAAACCGACATTTTAACTTCTATTGTAGAAAACGCTGATGGTACTTTTTTAATTGGTGGTTATGCACAGAGTGAAGCACAAGCAAAAAGTCAAAAGTTAAAAATTAAAAGTTTACCATCCGACAAAGAAGGCATCAACGATTATATTGCTTTAAAAATTAATGCCGAAGGAGAAGAAATATGGACACAAACCGTAGGTAGCAAAGGCGATGAAGTAATGAAAAAACTATTAGAAACCAGAGATGGTGGCTATCTTTTAGCAGGAACTTCTAACGGAAAAGTATCACGAGACAAAAACAGCACTAAAGGAGGCGACGATTTTTGGGTTGTGAAACTAAGAGACAAAGAAAAAGAAGAAAAAACAAAAATAACAGTAGAAGCTGTTCCTAACCCAGCAAAGAGTTTCACCAATGTAATTGTCAACTTCGACTACGATAAAGGAACTGCAACCCTATACGATCTAAATGGTAGAAGTTTACAAACTACCGAAATTAATGGCGAACATACCGTTCCTATGGAAGTAGACACACTACCACAAGGCATTTATCTGGTAGAAATTAGAACCAACACCCAACACGGAAGCGTGAAAGTGATTAAAAAATAAAAATTGAAAAATTAAAAGACATACAATGAAAATAACAAAACTGCTAGGTATTGCATTGATTGGAATATTAGGGTTTGGGCAAAATAACCCTAACCCACAAGATTTTTTACCAAAAATAACCCCACCTTCACCTGAAGCTTATGCATTAGGAAACTACGGAAATGTTC is a genomic window of Flavobacterium jumunjinense containing:
- a CDS encoding T9SS type A sorting domain-containing protein, which gives rise to MYSKLKISTVALLCFAPYLSAQDILWEKSYGGKHAEYLYDAIATPDYGFILAGSSISDKNGNKEEKNKGDLDYWLWKMDEHGNMDWQKSFGGNKVDLLQSIAITHDGGFILGGTSSSDKGIDKKDFNKGLEDFWVIKLNAKGQELWQKTIGGSGMERLLSIAPTKDGGYILGGTSSSDKSDKNAEGTEDLYGKTEDSRGNMDYWVVKLDKDGKIIWQKTIGGLYADELKSIQQTTDGGYILGGYSNSPISGDKTEANFGMGDYWIVKLDEEGTITWQRTFGGDKDDNLFTLSQTKDGGYILGGNSNSSATHSKTKSNKEGTDFWVIKLDEKGTIDWQETYHYGKTDILTSIVENADGTFLIGGYAQSEAQAKSQKLKIKSLPSDKEGINDYIALKINAEGEEIWTQTVGSKGDEVMKKLLETRDGGYLLAGTSNGKVSRDKNSTKGGDDFWVVKLRDKEKEEKTKITVEAVPNPAKSFTNVIVNFDYDKGTATLYDLNGRSLQTTEINGEHTVPMEVDTLPQGIYLVEIRTNTQHGSVKVIKK